A window of the Lactobacillus amylovorus DSM 20531 genome harbors these coding sequences:
- a CDS encoding MFS transporter produces MKEKPIWKKNLFVLSIAVFIAGIAFSEIMPFLSLYINTLGNFSHQQLNFWSGIVYSGTFIVSAVVSPWWGKLADKKGRKPMILRAGIGMSVVIACMGLVQNVWQLLLLRMLQGVFAGFISNSNALVATETPKTNSGQALGTIASATTAGTLLGPLVGGALTSIFSYRITFMITGGLLLLCSILVLFFIHEDDFKPVTAKKLDKASGVIKSLRSPHLIFGLLLTTLIIQAANNSINPIVSLYVRQLLNGHGNVVFISGVIAALPGIATFLVASRFGALGDKIGTHKIIVAGFIAASIFFFLTAFVRNTVELGILRFLVGFSDACLFPQVQTMLTKNSPAAVTGRIFSWNQSAMYIGNIVGPLLGSFVSGMFNYSMVFIVTTVIVLINLLLFRINVIRNLQ; encoded by the coding sequence GTGAAAGAAAAACCTATTTGGAAGAAAAATCTATTCGTCTTATCGATCGCGGTCTTCATTGCAGGGATCGCATTTTCAGAAATTATGCCTTTCTTGTCGTTATACATTAACACGTTAGGCAACTTCTCTCACCAACAACTTAACTTCTGGTCCGGGATCGTTTATTCTGGTACGTTCATCGTTTCAGCGGTTGTTTCTCCTTGGTGGGGCAAATTAGCTGATAAAAAAGGACGTAAACCAATGATTTTGCGGGCCGGAATCGGGATGTCCGTCGTTATCGCCTGCATGGGGTTAGTCCAAAATGTTTGGCAATTGCTTTTGCTTAGAATGCTACAAGGTGTATTTGCCGGCTTTATTTCTAACTCTAATGCCTTAGTTGCCACCGAAACGCCGAAGACAAATTCTGGACAAGCTCTAGGAACGATTGCTTCAGCGACCACTGCCGGTACCTTGCTGGGACCACTTGTTGGTGGTGCTTTAACATCAATTTTTTCATACCGCATTACCTTTATGATCACTGGTGGCTTGCTCTTATTATGCTCAATCTTAGTTCTATTCTTCATTCATGAAGACGACTTTAAGCCAGTTACCGCGAAAAAATTGGACAAGGCCAGCGGCGTAATTAAGTCGCTTCGTTCGCCTCATCTGATCTTTGGTTTGCTATTAACCACCTTAATTATTCAAGCAGCTAATAACTCCATTAACCCAATCGTTTCACTATATGTCCGCCAATTACTTAACGGCCATGGCAACGTTGTCTTCATCTCTGGTGTTATCGCCGCCCTTCCTGGGATTGCTACTTTCCTAGTGGCCTCCCGCTTCGGTGCACTCGGTGATAAAATCGGTACTCACAAAATCATCGTGGCTGGTTTTATTGCGGCATCAATTTTCTTCTTCCTGACCGCTTTTGTACGAAACACAGTTGAATTAGGAATTTTGCGCTTCTTAGTTGGTTTTTCTGACGCTTGTTTATTCCCACAAGTACAAACGATGTTAACCAAAAACTCACCTGCCGCCGTTACTGGCCGTATCTTTTCATGGAACCAGTCGGCTATGTACATCGGCAACATCGTAGGACCGCTACTTGGTTCATTCGTATCAGGGATGTTCAACTATAGCATGGTCTTCATCGTCACTACGGTGATCGTATTAATCAATCTACTTTTGTTCAGAATCAACGTCATTCGCAATTTACAGTAA
- a CDS encoding M42 family metallopeptidase produces MEKAQEIEMLKEFSDANATSGFEEEFVKLFTSYAEKTANIETDGMLNVYASRKENKGNRPVIQLDAHSDAVGFITQAVRPNGLIKFVPLGGWVKYNIPALKVKVRNRDGEYIPGVVATKPPHFMTAAERNNVPDVADMSIDVGSSSREETIKDYKIDTGCPIFVDVKCEYHEKSGLFFGKDFDDRFGAGAMIDVLDNLKGEETNFDVVAALSSQEEVGLRGAYVTARKVKPDLCIVLESCPADDTFTPDWLSQTGLKRGPMLRDMDTTFLPNPKFQQYACDLADKIKIPYTRSVRTGGGQDGAAIYYENGAPTIVIGIPVRYEHSPYCFSSYKDFKASVDLATAIIRDITQEKLDSFKKF; encoded by the coding sequence ATGGAAAAAGCACAAGAAATCGAGATGCTCAAAGAATTCTCAGATGCTAACGCTACATCTGGTTTTGAAGAAGAATTCGTTAAACTTTTTACTAGCTATGCAGAAAAGACAGCCAATATTGAGACTGACGGGATGCTCAATGTTTATGCATCAAGGAAGGAAAACAAGGGCAACCGTCCTGTAATTCAACTTGATGCCCACTCAGATGCGGTTGGTTTCATCACCCAGGCCGTTCGTCCAAATGGTTTAATCAAGTTTGTTCCACTCGGCGGCTGGGTAAAATACAATATCCCTGCTTTGAAGGTTAAGGTTAGAAACCGCGATGGCGAATACATCCCTGGTGTTGTCGCAACTAAGCCACCACACTTTATGACTGCTGCTGAAAGAAACAACGTGCCTGACGTTGCCGATATGTCAATTGATGTTGGTTCAAGCAGCCGTGAAGAAACAATTAAGGACTACAAGATCGACACAGGTTGTCCAATCTTTGTTGATGTAAAATGCGAATACCACGAAAAATCTGGTTTGTTCTTTGGTAAAGACTTCGACGACCGTTTTGGTGCCGGTGCGATGATTGACGTTTTGGACAACTTGAAGGGTGAAGAAACTAACTTTGATGTTGTCGCCGCTTTGTCTAGCCAAGAAGAAGTAGGTCTTCGCGGAGCTTACGTAACTGCTAGAAAAGTTAAGCCAGATCTATGTATTGTACTTGAAAGCTGTCCAGCAGATGACACCTTCACTCCTGATTGGCTTTCACAAACCGGTTTAAAGCGTGGACCAATGCTTCGCGATATGGATACTACTTTCTTGCCAAACCCTAAGTTTCAACAATATGCTTGTGACTTGGCTGACAAGATCAAAATTCCATACACTCGTTCAGTTAGAACTGGTGGTGGCCAAGACGGTGCCGCAATTTACTACGAAAATGGTGCACCAACGATCGTTATTGGTATTCCAGTTCGTTATGAACACTCACCATATTGCTTCAGTAGTTACAAGGACTTCAAGGCATCTGTTGATTTAGCTACTGCAATTATTCGTGATATTACCCAGGAAAAGTTAGACAGTTTCAAAAAGTTTTAA
- a CDS encoding ABC-F family ATP-binding cassette domain-containing protein has translation MITVSDLSLKFGGRTLYEDVNLKFTPSNCYGVIGANGAGKSTFLKLLEGKLEPTTGSISIDPNERMSSLNQDHFAFDDFTVMDTVIQGHKELYQVMKDKDALYAKPDFGDEDGVKAAELESKFAELDGWNAEADALKLLQSLGIPEDEHQTLMKELPEAEKVKVLLAQALFGNPDILLLDEPTNGLDVHTVEWLENFLADYPNIVIVVSHDRHFLNQVCTEMCDVDRGKIQLYVGNYDFWYESSKLANELAANQNAKKEEKIKQLQEFIARFSANASKSRQATSRKKQLDKITLDDIKPSSRKYPFVKFEMHRDLGNDLVKVENVSYSVDDEKILDNVSFIVRPGDKVAFLSRNALATTALLDIIAGKIKPDSGTVTWGQTTAFNYMARDLNANFNNDDLTILDWLRQYATKEQDDNTFLRGFLGRMLFSGDEIEKKIKVLSGGEKVRCQLSRMMLEPANVLIMDDPTNHLDLESITALNDALFSYPGSILFTSHDHEFIQTIANHIIEVGPKGIVSRQDTTYDEFLDKDSIQEQVEKIY, from the coding sequence TTGATTACAGTATCCGACTTAAGTCTTAAATTTGGCGGTCGCACACTTTATGAAGACGTAAATTTAAAATTTACTCCGAGCAACTGCTACGGCGTAATTGGTGCAAATGGTGCCGGCAAGTCTACTTTTCTTAAATTATTAGAAGGCAAGCTTGAACCGACTACAGGTTCTATCAGTATTGATCCTAACGAAAGAATGTCTAGCTTGAACCAGGACCACTTTGCCTTCGATGATTTCACCGTTATGGACACCGTAATTCAAGGTCACAAGGAACTTTACCAAGTAATGAAGGATAAGGATGCTCTTTACGCTAAGCCTGATTTTGGCGATGAAGATGGGGTAAAGGCAGCCGAACTTGAAAGTAAGTTTGCCGAACTTGATGGTTGGAATGCTGAAGCAGATGCTTTAAAACTGCTTCAATCTTTAGGTATTCCAGAAGATGAACATCAAACACTCATGAAGGAATTGCCAGAAGCTGAAAAGGTTAAGGTGCTTCTTGCCCAAGCACTTTTTGGTAACCCTGACATTCTTTTACTCGACGAACCGACTAACGGTCTTGATGTGCATACCGTTGAATGGCTTGAAAACTTCTTAGCCGATTATCCTAACATCGTAATCGTAGTTTCCCACGACCGTCACTTTTTAAACCAGGTATGTACTGAAATGTGTGACGTCGACCGTGGCAAGATTCAACTTTACGTTGGTAACTACGACTTCTGGTATGAATCAAGCAAGTTGGCTAATGAACTGGCAGCTAACCAAAATGCTAAAAAAGAAGAAAAGATCAAGCAACTGCAAGAATTTATTGCTCGTTTCTCAGCTAATGCTTCTAAGTCTCGTCAAGCTACTTCACGTAAGAAGCAACTTGATAAGATCACTTTAGACGACATTAAGCCATCTTCACGTAAGTACCCATTCGTTAAGTTTGAAATGCACCGTGATCTTGGTAATGACTTAGTTAAGGTAGAAAACGTTTCTTACTCAGTTGATGATGAAAAGATTTTAGACAACGTTTCATTTATCGTGCGTCCTGGTGATAAGGTAGCCTTTTTATCACGTAATGCTTTGGCAACTACAGCCTTGCTTGATATCATTGCTGGCAAGATTAAGCCAGATTCAGGTACGGTAACTTGGGGTCAAACTACTGCCTTTAACTACATGGCACGCGATTTGAACGCTAACTTCAATAACGATGACTTGACCATCTTGGATTGGCTGCGTCAATACGCTACTAAGGAACAAGACGACAATACTTTCTTGCGTGGTTTCTTAGGTAGAATGCTATTTAGCGGGGATGAAATCGAAAAGAAGATCAAGGTTTTATCCGGTGGGGAAAAGGTACGTTGCCAATTGTCCCGCATGATGCTTGAACCAGCTAACGTTTTAATCATGGATGATCCAACCAACCACTTGGATTTGGAATCAATCACCGCTTTAAATGATGCTTTGTTCTCATATCCTGGTTCGATTTTATTCACGTCCCACGACCACGAATTCATTCAGACTATTGCCAACCATATTATCGAAGTTGGTCCTAAGGGCATTGTTAGTCGCCAAGACACCACTTACGATGAATTCTTGGACAAGGATAGTATTCAAGAACAAGTTGAAAAAATCTATTAA
- a CDS encoding aldo/keto reductase produces the protein MKQIKMGSTTLDIPAMALGIMRMDQKSIPEAQVAIQAAYDSDINFIDSADIYGGGKSEKVFGQALKQMNLKRDDLFIQSKTGIVPDKRYDFSKDYILKGVDGILDRMGLDYLDALVLHRPDALFDPEEVAEAFDQLQASGKVRFFGVSNFDAAQFELLQSALSQRLMFNQLQFGLKHTGMIDFDMHMNMLDDPSVDRDGQFLDYARLHHVTVQTWSPFQYGMFEGTFINNDGFPKLNAELQKLADKYNVGKNAIAAAWILRHPSNMQMLVGSMNPEHIKDSAKGSDIELTRQEWYDLYLAAGNYLA, from the coding sequence ATGAAGCAAATAAAGATGGGTTCTACTACTTTGGATATTCCAGCTATGGCACTTGGGATTATGCGAATGGATCAAAAGAGCATTCCAGAAGCTCAAGTTGCCATTCAAGCCGCTTATGATTCCGACATTAATTTTATCGATTCTGCCGATATTTATGGCGGTGGCAAATCTGAAAAAGTTTTTGGTCAAGCTTTAAAGCAAATGAACCTGAAACGTGATGATTTGTTCATCCAATCCAAGACCGGTATTGTCCCAGACAAACGTTATGATTTCTCAAAAGACTACATTTTAAAGGGTGTTGACGGTATTTTAGATAGAATGGGGCTCGACTACTTGGACGCCCTTGTACTCCACAGACCAGATGCTTTGTTTGATCCGGAAGAAGTAGCTGAAGCCTTTGATCAACTGCAAGCTAGCGGCAAAGTACGTTTCTTTGGTGTTTCTAACTTTGATGCAGCCCAATTTGAATTATTGCAAAGTGCATTGAGCCAGCGTTTGATGTTCAACCAATTACAATTTGGTTTAAAGCACACTGGCATGATCGACTTTGATATGCACATGAACATGCTTGATGATCCTTCAGTTGATCGTGATGGACAATTCTTAGATTATGCGCGTTTGCACCATGTTACCGTTCAAACCTGGTCACCATTCCAATACGGGATGTTTGAAGGTACTTTCATTAACAATGACGGCTTCCCTAAACTGAATGCGGAATTGCAAAAGTTAGCTGACAAATACAACGTAGGTAAGAATGCCATTGCAGCAGCCTGGATCTTACGTCACCCTTCGAACATGCAAATGCTAGTTGGTTCAATGAATCCAGAACACATTAAAGATTCCGCAAAAGGCAGCGATATTGAGCTTACTAGACAAGAATGGTATGACTTATATCTTGCAGCAGGTAACTATTTAGCTTAA
- a CDS encoding transporter substrate-binding domain-containing protein has product MNRKKFYLTFLIALITITLSACGQKKNESVYQTVRQTKTINWGVKADTPLFGSMSVKDSKIRGFEIDLAEALTHKMLGKNAKANFVTTTANTKIQLLKNKNIDAVIAAMTITPERKKQVDFSNPYFPAGQSIMVAKNSKIKNVKDLNNKRVLIVKGTTAADAVHKFAPKAEILQFDDYGQAFAALKADQGDALVTDNGILAGILHDNPGYKLTGGTFTNQPYGIAVNKGQTAMMKHINTALDELKKDGTYTRLAKKWFSNIPGFNIKEIEQY; this is encoded by the coding sequence ATGAATAGAAAAAAATTCTACTTAACTTTTTTAATTGCTTTAATTACTATCACACTATCTGCATGTGGCCAAAAGAAAAATGAGAGTGTTTATCAAACGGTTAGACAAACTAAGACCATCAATTGGGGCGTCAAAGCAGATACGCCACTGTTTGGCTCAATGAGCGTCAAAGACAGTAAAATTCGTGGTTTTGAAATCGACTTAGCCGAAGCTTTAACGCATAAGATGCTTGGTAAAAATGCCAAGGCCAACTTTGTCACAACGACCGCAAACACTAAGATTCAATTATTAAAAAATAAAAATATCGATGCAGTCATTGCCGCTATGACAATCACGCCGGAACGTAAAAAGCAGGTCGACTTTAGCAACCCCTACTTTCCTGCTGGCCAATCAATTATGGTTGCTAAAAACAGTAAAATAAAGAACGTCAAAGACTTAAATAATAAACGCGTACTCATCGTTAAAGGAACGACAGCCGCTGATGCCGTGCATAAATTTGCACCGAAAGCAGAGATCTTGCAGTTTGACGATTATGGTCAGGCCTTTGCCGCATTAAAGGCAGACCAAGGGGATGCTTTAGTTACAGATAATGGTATTTTAGCCGGCATCTTGCACGATAACCCTGGCTACAAGCTAACTGGTGGCACCTTCACCAACCAGCCATATGGTATTGCTGTCAACAAAGGACAAACGGCAATGATGAAGCACATCAATACTGCTTTAGATGAATTAAAAAAGGACGGTACTTACACCCGTCTTGCTAAGAAATGGTTCAGCAATATTCCTGGCTTCAACATCAAAGAAATTGAGCAATATTAA
- a CDS encoding MarR family winged helix-turn-helix transcriptional regulator, giving the protein MDISDTAKLNLAIVHGSHGYDYWDQTHGMTSYLSMILYELTIRKKLTQKQLVDLTDLPKQSINKGIKQLIESGYLSMTVDPQDKRVRFCELTPTGEKFAHEKLHSLFEIEDKTAKKLGKEKMKQLTALNEEWSNTFWHFLTEERSN; this is encoded by the coding sequence ATGGATATTAGCGATACAGCGAAGTTAAATTTAGCAATTGTTCATGGCAGTCATGGCTATGACTATTGGGATCAAACCCATGGAATGACTAGTTACTTAAGTATGATTTTATATGAGTTAACCATTCGTAAGAAGTTAACTCAAAAGCAACTAGTTGATTTAACGGATTTGCCCAAACAGTCAATCAACAAGGGGATCAAGCAGTTAATTGAATCGGGCTATTTATCGATGACAGTTGACCCACAAGACAAGCGAGTCCGCTTTTGTGAATTAACACCAACCGGTGAAAAATTTGCTCATGAAAAATTGCATTCTTTATTTGAGATTGAAGATAAAACAGCTAAAAAATTAGGCAAAGAAAAAATGAAGCAACTCACTGCTTTAAATGAAGAATGGAGTAATACTTTTTGGCATTTCTTAACTGAAGAAAGGAGTAATTAA
- a CDS encoding ABC transporter ATP-binding protein → MQTFKILMPYFKRYKKDVFAAFVAIIVSAFATLYQPRLLENIQRAIMADQRQSVIRYGIILIVLGIVAIISGIFNVYYAARIAQGVTSDLREDTYAKIQSFSFGNIEKFSAGSLTTRLINDMNQIMNMIMQLFMQLLRMPILIVGSFIFCIVIIPRYWWATVVMVVLIMVFGTYVLRQMNSLFEKFQKTMDKISGQAQETLQGVRVVKSFNQGPQEIKKFDQTSDKLNDYNIVIGYWFSAIMPAFQLIAYLVMTLVVYLIGRSITQHPTDVAVVSPFVNYILTLLWTIMIAGMTMMQFARGNISLGRIKEVLDTEPDVKFVTEGSTQPLKGSVEFDHVSFTYPDGDDETLKDISFKIKPGEMVGIVGATGSGKSTLAQLIARLYDPTKGEIKIGGENVKDVTEDALRSTVSFVLQRAVLFSGTIASNLRQGKLHAHLHELQRAANMAQASEFIERYNDSYDHEVEERSANFSGGQKQRLSIARGLIAKSPILILDDSTSALDAESEKKVQQALEHDLPDTTTFIIAEKIVSVVHADTILVLDDGKLVAQGTHEELLKTSPVYQEIFKTQKGKKGVE, encoded by the coding sequence ATGCAGACTTTTAAAATCTTAATGCCGTACTTTAAACGCTATAAAAAAGATGTTTTTGCGGCTTTTGTAGCGATTATCGTATCGGCGTTTGCGACACTTTATCAACCACGTTTACTTGAAAATATTCAACGTGCAATCATGGCTGATCAAAGACAATCAGTCATTCGCTATGGGATTATCTTAATCGTTTTAGGAATTGTGGCAATTATTTCAGGTATTTTCAACGTTTACTACGCTGCCCGTATCGCACAGGGTGTAACGAGTGACTTGCGTGAAGATACATATGCTAAGATTCAAAGCTTTTCTTTTGGTAATATCGAAAAGTTCTCAGCAGGGTCACTTACTACACGACTCATCAACGACATGAACCAGATCATGAACATGATTATGCAGCTTTTTATGCAGCTGCTTAGAATGCCGATTTTAATCGTCGGTTCCTTCATTTTCTGTATTGTCATCATTCCACGTTACTGGTGGGCAACAGTTGTGATGGTCGTCTTGATCATGGTTTTTGGTACTTACGTATTACGCCAAATGAATAGCTTGTTTGAAAAGTTCCAAAAGACCATGGATAAAATTTCTGGTCAAGCACAAGAAACTTTACAAGGTGTACGTGTAGTTAAGTCCTTTAACCAAGGTCCACAAGAAATTAAGAAGTTTGATCAGACCTCAGATAAGTTGAATGACTACAACATCGTAATTGGTTACTGGTTCTCTGCCATTATGCCAGCCTTCCAATTGATTGCTTACCTGGTAATGACTTTGGTTGTTTACTTAATTGGCCGCAGCATTACACAGCACCCAACCGATGTCGCCGTAGTTAGTCCTTTTGTTAACTATATTTTGACACTTCTTTGGACCATCATGATCGCCGGAATGACCATGATGCAATTTGCCAGAGGTAACATTTCTCTTGGCCGTATTAAAGAAGTGCTTGATACCGAACCAGACGTTAAGTTCGTTACTGAAGGTTCAACTCAACCTTTGAAGGGTAGCGTCGAATTTGATCACGTTTCCTTCACTTATCCTGATGGTGATGATGAAACCTTGAAGGATATTTCTTTCAAAATTAAGCCTGGTGAAATGGTGGGTATCGTTGGTGCGACCGGTTCAGGTAAGTCTACTTTGGCCCAATTGATCGCCCGACTTTACGATCCAACCAAGGGTGAAATCAAAATCGGTGGCGAAAACGTTAAAGATGTAACTGAAGACGCTTTGCGTAGCACCGTTTCATTCGTTTTGCAGCGTGCCGTTTTATTCTCAGGAACGATCGCTTCCAACTTGCGTCAAGGTAAATTACATGCACATTTACATGAATTGCAACGTGCTGCCAACATGGCGCAAGCTTCAGAATTTATTGAACGCTATAACGACTCATATGATCACGAAGTTGAAGAACGTTCTGCCAACTTCTCTGGTGGTCAAAAGCAAAGATTATCAATTGCTCGTGGTTTGATTGCTAAATCACCAATTTTGATTTTGGACGATTCAACTTCAGCCCTTGATGCCGAATCCGAAAAGAAGGTTCAACAAGCCTTAGAACATGACTTGCCAGATACAACTACCTTCATCATTGCGGAAAAGATCGTCTCAGTAGTTCATGCAGATACTATTTTAGTTTTGGATGATGGTAAGTTGGTTGCTCAAGGGACTCACGAAGAATTGCTTAAGACTTCACCTGTTTACCAAGAAATCTTCAAGACACAAAAAGGCAAGAAAGGGGTGGAATAA
- a CDS encoding ABC transporter ATP-binding protein, giving the protein MGDTRKAIKYFVKYLKPYWKGITIVVVLSLVSSGAQVIAPTFLGRAVTDLTTYLSDLRKGTASLNTFYGALWSMLAFYVLSQVAIFIAWMVMSKFNADSTNDMRENLFAKFQRMLVRYFDTHQDGKLLSLFTSDLDNIFNAMNNAIFEIISQGIMFIGTIVVMFMVNAQLAWTTIATTPLILIVSVLIMKKARVYLDKQQDEIGDLNGYITEQINGEKVIITNNLRKESIGGFKTYNNRVRNAMFKGQFYSGILFPLMNGLNLLNLAIVIAMGAWMIISGQVTQAIGLGLIVTFVEYSQTYFQPLTQITSIYSMIQLALTGARRLATVEEQKDEDDVPNGKQIHGLKNGVKLEDVHFGYDKNKEILHGVNISVDKGQSVALVGPTGSGKTTIMNLLNRFYDVNSGKVTFDGTDVRDIQLKSLRDNVGIVLQDSVLFSGTIADNICYGKPDASMDEVISAAKQANIHDFIESLPDGYKTEVNDSSSVFSTGQKQLVSIARTILTDPDFLILDEATSNVDTVTEEKIQKAMDAVIAGRTSFVIAHRLKTILNSNKIVVLKDGNVIEEGSHEQLLKEKGFYYKLYTDQTSFS; this is encoded by the coding sequence ATGGGAGACACAAGAAAAGCAATCAAGTACTTTGTTAAATATTTAAAGCCCTACTGGAAAGGTATCACCATCGTTGTTGTTCTTTCCCTAGTTTCAAGTGGTGCACAAGTTATCGCGCCAACTTTCTTGGGTAGAGCCGTAACTGATTTGACCACATACTTATCCGATTTAAGAAAAGGTACTGCTAGTTTAAATACTTTCTATGGTGCATTATGGTCAATGCTGGCCTTTTACGTATTGAGTCAAGTTGCCATCTTTATTGCTTGGATGGTCATGTCCAAATTTAACGCGGACTCAACCAATGATATGCGTGAAAATCTTTTCGCTAAGTTCCAAAGAATGCTCGTGCGTTACTTTGATACGCACCAGGACGGTAAGCTGCTTTCACTCTTTACTTCTGACCTGGACAACATTTTCAACGCGATGAACAACGCGATTTTTGAAATTATTTCCCAGGGAATCATGTTCATTGGAACAATTGTGGTTATGTTTATGGTTAACGCTCAACTTGCTTGGACGACGATTGCGACCACGCCATTAATCTTGATCGTCAGTGTTTTAATTATGAAAAAAGCTCGTGTATATCTTGATAAACAACAAGATGAAATCGGGGACTTGAATGGTTACATCACTGAACAAATCAACGGTGAAAAGGTAATTATCACCAACAATTTGCGTAAAGAATCAATCGGCGGTTTTAAGACCTACAACAATCGCGTAAGAAACGCTATGTTCAAGGGACAATTCTACTCAGGTATCTTGTTCCCATTAATGAACGGTTTGAACTTGCTTAACTTGGCGATCGTTATTGCCATGGGTGCCTGGATGATTATTTCAGGACAAGTTACGCAAGCAATCGGTCTTGGTTTAATCGTAACTTTCGTTGAATACTCACAAACTTACTTCCAACCTTTAACGCAAATTACTTCAATCTACTCTATGATCCAACTTGCCTTAACTGGTGCTAGAAGACTTGCGACAGTTGAAGAACAAAAAGATGAAGATGATGTGCCAAATGGTAAGCAAATTCACGGCTTAAAGAATGGCGTTAAGCTTGAAGATGTTCACTTTGGCTATGACAAGAATAAGGAAATCTTGCACGGTGTGAACATTTCCGTAGATAAGGGTCAGTCTGTAGCCCTAGTTGGACCAACCGGTTCGGGTAAAACTACTATCATGAACTTGCTTAACCGTTTCTACGATGTCAATTCCGGTAAGGTAACGTTCGATGGTACGGACGTGCGTGATATTCAATTGAAGTCGCTGCGTGATAACGTTGGGATCGTGCTCCAGGATTCTGTTTTATTCAGCGGTACGATTGCCGACAATATCTGTTACGGTAAGCCGGATGCTTCAATGGATGAAGTAATTTCTGCAGCTAAGCAGGCTAATATCCACGACTTTATCGAGAGCTTGCCTGACGGCTATAAAACTGAAGTAAACGACAGCAGTTCAGTCTTTTCAACTGGTCAAAAGCAGCTAGTTTCAATTGCGAGAACGATTTTGACTGATCCAGACTTCTTGATCTTGGATGAAGCTACTTCAAACGTTGATACTGTGACTGAAGAAAAGATTCAAAAGGCGATGGATGCTGTGATTGCAGGGAGAACTAGTTTCGTGATTGCGCACCGTTTGAAGACAATTTTGAATTCCAACAAGATTGTCGTCTTAAAAGACGGTAACGTCATCGAAGAGGGCAGTCACGAACAGCTTTTGAAAGAAAAAGGATTTTACTATAAACTTTATACTGACCAGACATCATTTAGTTAA
- a CDS encoding ECF transporter S component, which produces MFTRSSKWNVKSIILVALIGIIMGVIYTYGFNNVYNLVKLSFLPTGYAPVVDNIFTGLWYMAAPLAMYFVPTVGSGTIGELIAATVEMAIGGQWGALTILEGLIQGATNEIGFFPKKSRYERFSWASVLTGAFFANLGGFIPSYFIFGWSHYRPSLQILMFITSMISALLFDGVLVKLITNLFDKALKPKTK; this is translated from the coding sequence ATGTTTACACGTTCATCGAAATGGAATGTTAAGTCGATTATTTTAGTAGCCTTGATTGGGATCATCATGGGGGTTATCTACACCTATGGTTTCAACAATGTGTATAACTTGGTTAAGTTGAGTTTTTTGCCAACGGGTTATGCACCAGTTGTGGATAATATCTTCACGGGTCTTTGGTACATGGCAGCACCGCTTGCAATGTACTTTGTGCCCACAGTAGGTTCCGGTACGATTGGCGAATTAATTGCCGCTACAGTAGAAATGGCGATCGGTGGCCAATGGGGCGCACTTACCATCTTGGAAGGTTTGATCCAAGGTGCCACTAACGAGATCGGCTTTTTCCCTAAAAAGTCTCGTTACGAAAGATTTTCTTGGGCCAGCGTCTTAACCGGTGCCTTCTTTGCCAACCTTGGTGGTTTTATCCCATCATATTTCATCTTTGGTTGGAGTCACTACCGTCCAAGCTTGCAAATTTTGATGTTTATTACCAGTATGATTTCTGCTTTATTATTTGATGGCGTTTTGGTTAAATTGATTACCAACTTGTTTGATAAGGCACTTAAGCCCAAGACAAAATAA